From a single Pseudomonas triticicola genomic region:
- a CDS encoding 2-hydroxyacid dehydrogenase, with translation MKKQVVLYKKLSPALMARLQEQFDVTLIESLDADGLMQLRDALPRAHGLLGASLKLDAALLDLAPQLEAIASVSVGVDNYDIEYLNRRKILLTNTPDVLTETTADTGFALILAAARRVVELANMVRGGQWSRNIGPAHFGTDVHGKTLGIIGMGRIGEALAQRGHFGFGMPVIYHSQSRKPAVEERFAAQYRSLEELLQQADFICLTLPLTAQTERLIGAEQFALMRPESIFINISRGKVVDEASMIEALRNKRIRAAGLDVFEREPLNHDSPLLQLSNVVATPHMGSATHETREAMARCAVENLLAALNGQRPANLVNPLN, from the coding sequence ATGAAAAAACAGGTCGTGCTGTACAAGAAACTTTCGCCCGCGCTGATGGCGCGCCTGCAAGAGCAGTTTGACGTGACGCTGATCGAAAGCCTCGACGCCGATGGCCTCATGCAGTTGCGCGATGCCCTGCCCCGCGCCCACGGTTTGCTCGGTGCCAGCCTGAAACTCGATGCCGCGCTGCTCGATCTGGCGCCGCAACTGGAGGCGATTGCCAGCGTCTCGGTGGGTGTCGACAACTACGACATCGAGTATCTGAATCGGCGCAAGATTCTGCTGACCAACACCCCCGACGTGCTCACCGAAACCACCGCCGACACCGGTTTCGCCCTGATCCTCGCTGCCGCGCGGCGTGTGGTCGAACTGGCGAACATGGTCCGTGGCGGGCAGTGGAGCCGCAATATCGGCCCGGCGCATTTCGGCACCGATGTGCATGGCAAGACGCTGGGCATCATCGGCATGGGCCGCATCGGCGAGGCCTTGGCCCAGCGCGGACATTTCGGTTTCGGCATGCCGGTGATCTACCACAGCCAGTCGCGCAAACCGGCGGTCGAGGAGCGGTTCGCTGCGCAATATCGCAGCCTCGAAGAGTTGCTCCAGCAGGCCGACTTCATTTGCCTGACCTTGCCTCTGACGGCGCAGACCGAACGTTTGATCGGCGCGGAACAATTTGCGCTGATGCGGCCGGAGAGCATCTTCATCAATATCTCGCGCGGCAAGGTGGTCGATGAGGCGTCGATGATCGAGGCGTTGCGCAACAAGCGTATTCGCGCGGCGGGGCTGGATGTGTTCGAGCGCGAGCCGTTGAATCATGATTCGCCGTTGTTGCAGTTGAGCAATGTTGTGGCCACGCCGCACATGGGCTCGGCGACCCATGAAACCCGGGAAGCAATGGCGCGGTGTGCGGTGGAGAATCTGCTGGCGGCGCTGAATGGGCAGCGGCCGGCGAATCTGGTGAATCCTCTAAACTGA
- a CDS encoding LacI family DNA-binding transcriptional regulator — protein sequence MNDFSAAQRSRVTMLDVAERAGVSKASVSRFIGDDRALLSDAIARRIEQAIDELGYRPNQMARGLKRGRTRLIGMLVADIRNPYSIAVMHGVETACRAHGYSLVVCNTDRDDEQERQHLALLRSYNIEGLIVNTLGHHRDELHELRREMPLVLVDRKVDGLDSDMVGLNNSQAVEMALAHLEQRGYRDLLLVTEPYDGTSSRIERVSSFEAQIAQRSTLTGAVLETVDDLNARLQSFLNTPGDGPKALFCANGVAALAATHALRMLGVRLFKDVGLIALDDLDWYPLVGSGITALAQPTQEIGARAFECLLKRLRGDDAMARVVDFAPALIERGSTRGIGGV from the coding sequence TTGAATGACTTCTCCGCCGCACAGCGCAGCCGCGTGACCATGCTCGATGTCGCCGAGCGCGCCGGCGTGTCCAAGGCCAGCGTCTCACGTTTCATCGGCGATGACCGCGCCCTGCTCTCCGATGCCATAGCCCGGCGCATCGAGCAGGCGATTGATGAACTCGGCTACCGCCCCAACCAAATGGCCCGTGGCCTGAAACGCGGGCGTACGCGCCTGATCGGCATGCTTGTCGCCGATATCCGTAACCCCTATTCGATTGCCGTGATGCACGGGGTGGAAACCGCCTGCCGGGCGCACGGCTACAGCCTGGTGGTTTGCAACACCGACCGCGATGACGAGCAGGAGCGCCAGCATCTGGCGCTCCTGCGCTCGTACAACATCGAAGGGCTGATCGTGAACACGCTGGGCCATCACCGGGACGAACTGCACGAACTGCGCCGCGAGATGCCGCTGGTGCTGGTGGATCGCAAGGTCGACGGGCTCGACAGCGACATGGTCGGGTTGAACAACTCGCAAGCAGTAGAGATGGCGCTCGCGCATCTCGAGCAACGCGGATATCGGGATCTTTTGCTGGTGACTGAACCGTATGACGGCACCAGCTCGCGGATTGAGCGGGTCAGCAGTTTTGAGGCGCAGATTGCTCAGCGCTCAACCCTGACTGGGGCGGTGCTGGAAACCGTTGATGATCTGAACGCGCGACTTCAAAGCTTTTTAAACACACCCGGTGATGGCCCGAAAGCGCTGTTTTGCGCCAATGGCGTCGCGGCGCTGGCGGCGACTCATGCGTTGCGCATGCTGGGTGTGCGTTTGTTTAAAGACGTCGGATTGATTGCTCTGGATGATCTGGACTGGTATCCGCTGGTGGGCAGCGGGATCACCGCGCTGGCACAGCCAACGCAAGAGATAGGCGCGCGGGCGTTTGAGTGTTTGCTCAAGCGCTTGCGCGGAGATGATGCGATGGCGCGGGTGGTGGATTTTGCGCCGGCGCTGATTGAACGGGGTTCGACCCGAGGGATTGGCGGCGTCTGA
- a CDS encoding pyridoxal phosphate-dependent aminotransferase: MRYSALTQRIAGEGAAAWQIHDRALELRAEGVDVLLLSVGDPDFDTPLPIVHGAIDSLLAGDTHYADVRGRFELRRLIAERHRQRSGQRVDPDQVIVLPGAQCAVYSVAQCLLDPGDEVIVAEPMYVTYEGVFGACGAKVIAVPVRPENGFRVDPADVAARITPRTRAMLLNSPNNPSGASLSLLIWQELAALCIRHDLWLISDEVYSELLYEGEHISPASLPGMAERTATINSLSKSHAMTGWRIGWMIGPIPLAEHLVNLSLSMLFGLPDFVQKAAQVALQSDLPEVTQMREEYRLRRDLVCERLYGCPGLQPICPDGGMFVMVDVRQTGLGAQAFAERLLEGYGVSVLAGEAFGPSAAGHIRIGLVVDRVKLADACARIALCAVQLLQARSA; encoded by the coding sequence ATGCGCTATTCAGCCTTGACCCAACGAATCGCCGGGGAGGGTGCCGCTGCCTGGCAGATTCACGACCGAGCGCTGGAACTGCGCGCCGAGGGCGTCGATGTTTTGTTGTTGAGCGTCGGCGATCCGGATTTCGATACGCCGTTGCCGATCGTCCATGGCGCGATCGATAGCCTGTTGGCCGGCGATACCCATTACGCCGACGTGCGTGGTCGGTTCGAGCTGCGCAGGCTGATTGCCGAGCGTCATCGCCAGCGCAGTGGCCAACGGGTTGATCCAGACCAGGTGATTGTCCTGCCCGGCGCGCAATGCGCGGTGTACTCGGTGGCGCAATGTCTGCTTGATCCGGGTGATGAGGTGATCGTCGCCGAGCCGATGTACGTCACCTACGAAGGTGTGTTTGGCGCCTGCGGTGCCAAGGTGATTGCGGTGCCGGTGCGCCCGGAAAACGGTTTTCGTGTCGACCCGGCCGATGTCGCCGCGCGCATCACCCCGCGAACTCGCGCCATGCTGCTCAACAGCCCGAACAATCCCAGTGGCGCCAGTTTGTCCCTGCTGATCTGGCAGGAATTGGCGGCGCTGTGCATTCGCCATGACCTGTGGCTGATCAGCGATGAGGTGTACAGCGAGCTGTTATATGAAGGCGAGCACATCAGCCCGGCGAGCCTGCCGGGCATGGCCGAGCGCACCGCGACGATCAACAGCCTGTCGAAATCCCATGCGATGACCGGTTGGCGCATCGGCTGGATGATCGGCCCGATACCTTTGGCCGAGCATCTGGTGAATCTGTCGCTGAGCATGCTGTTCGGTCTGCCGGATTTCGTACAGAAGGCCGCGCAAGTGGCGCTGCAAAGTGATCTGCCGGAAGTCACGCAGATGCGCGAAGAATATCGCTTGCGCCGCGATCTGGTCTGCGAACGTTTGTACGGTTGCCCTGGGTTGCAGCCGATTTGCCCGGATGGCGGCATGTTCGTGATGGTCGATGTGCGCCAGACCGGCCTCGGCGCTCAGGCGTTTGCCGAGCGATTGCTGGAAGGTTACGGCGTGTCGGTGCTGGCCGGCGAAGCGTTCGGGCCGAGCGCGGCGGGGCATATTCGCATCGGGCTGGTGGTGGATCGGGTCAAACTGGCGGATGCCTGCGCGCGGATTGCGTTGTGTGCGGTGCAGCTGTTGCAGGCGCGCAGTGCCTGA
- a CDS encoding methyl-accepting chemotaxis protein yields MSLRNLNIAPRAFLGFAFIALLVIVLGVFAVSRMTVIRQASVDMDTNQLPSVTHLSVVTENVLRMRILSFRVLVNREPASLQEAETRIAVLVDKVRKAQASYAALPAGPEERAVFQTFSTTLDNYLQAQNQMIELSRKGDLEAMRALINTRIKEGTDQMGEQLNKLIGMNTAGARAAATKAGENYDSAITGIIVVAVIAALATVLLAWLLTRSIVTPLNRAVLAAQTIANGDLSKAIEDDGKDEPARLLEALAAMQTNLRKTIEQIAGSATQLGAAAEELSAVTEEASRGLQQQNNEIEQAATAVNEMTAAVEEVARNAVSTSEASNQSTHAAREGRDQVVKTVDAIQTMTHDVQNTAQMIEGLAAQGRDIGKVLDVIRAIAEQTNLLALNAAIEAARAGEAGRGFAVVADEVRALAHRTAQSTQEIEKMVAGIQNGTGEAVSSMQQSNQRTQSTLEMARAAGVALEQITQSIHQINERNLVIASASEEQAQVSREVDRNLVNIRDLATQSAAGANQTSAATHELSRLAVDLNAMVARFVI; encoded by the coding sequence ATGTCCCTGCGTAATCTGAATATCGCGCCCCGTGCTTTCCTCGGTTTTGCCTTCATCGCCTTGCTGGTGATTGTCCTCGGCGTGTTCGCCGTAAGCCGCATGACGGTCATTCGTCAGGCGTCGGTCGACATGGACACCAACCAGTTGCCCAGCGTGACCCACCTCAGCGTGGTTACGGAAAACGTCCTGCGTATGCGCATCCTCTCGTTCCGCGTGCTGGTCAATCGCGAACCGGCCAGCCTGCAAGAGGCAGAAACCCGCATCGCGGTGCTGGTCGACAAGGTGCGCAAAGCCCAGGCCAGCTACGCTGCGTTGCCGGCAGGCCCTGAAGAGCGCGCGGTCTTCCAGACGTTTTCGACGACGCTCGATAATTACCTGCAAGCGCAGAATCAGATGATTGAGCTATCGCGCAAGGGCGATCTGGAAGCGATGCGCGCGTTGATCAACACGCGCATCAAGGAAGGCACCGATCAGATGGGCGAGCAGCTCAACAAGCTGATCGGCATGAATACCGCCGGGGCCAGGGCGGCGGCCACCAAGGCCGGTGAAAACTATGACAGCGCCATCACCGGGATCATCGTCGTCGCGGTGATCGCAGCGCTGGCCACCGTGTTGCTGGCCTGGTTGCTGACCCGTAGCATCGTCACGCCGCTCAACCGCGCGGTGCTTGCTGCGCAAACCATTGCCAACGGCGACCTCAGCAAAGCCATTGAAGACGACGGCAAGGATGAACCGGCGCGCCTGCTCGAAGCCCTGGCCGCGATGCAGACCAACCTGCGCAAAACCATCGAGCAGATCGCCGGCTCCGCCACGCAACTGGGCGCCGCGGCCGAAGAACTCAGCGCCGTTACCGAAGAAGCGTCGCGCGGACTACAACAGCAGAACAACGAAATCGAACAGGCCGCCACTGCCGTCAACGAGATGACCGCTGCGGTGGAAGAGGTGGCGCGCAACGCCGTTTCGACTTCCGAAGCTTCCAATCAGTCGACCCACGCCGCCCGCGAAGGTCGCGATCAGGTGGTGAAAACCGTCGACGCGATCCAGACCATGACTCACGACGTGCAGAACACCGCGCAGATGATCGAAGGCCTCGCCGCGCAAGGTCGTGACATTGGCAAGGTGCTGGACGTGATTCGGGCGATCGCCGAGCAGACCAACCTCTTGGCGCTCAACGCTGCAATTGAAGCGGCGCGTGCCGGCGAGGCTGGCCGTGGTTTTGCCGTGGTGGCTGACGAAGTGCGCGCCTTGGCCCATCGCACCGCACAATCGACTCAGGAAATCGAAAAAATGGTCGCCGGCATCCAGAACGGCACCGGTGAAGCGGTTTCGTCGATGCAGCAAAGCAATCAGCGCACTCAGTCCACGCTGGAAATGGCCCGCGCGGCCGGTGTGGCGCTGGAGCAGATCACGCAATCGATTCACCAGATCAACGAACGCAACCTGGTTATCGCCAGCGCTTCGGAAGAGCAGGCGCAAGTCTCCCGCGAAGTCGATCGCAACCTGGTCAACATTCGCGACCTCGCCACGCAATCGGCCGCCGGTGCCAACCAGACCAGCGCCGCGACTCACGAATTGTCGCGACTGGCAGTGGATTTGAACGCCATGGTGGCGCGTTTCGTGATTTGA
- a CDS encoding sugar kinase: MSEIDILSFGETMAMLVAEQTGDLAKVEQFHKRIAGADSNVAIGLSRLGFNVAWLSRVGNDSLGRFVVETLIKEGLDCSHVEVDKNHPTGFQFKSRNDDGSDPQVEYFRRGSAASHLSPHSINDNLLSARHLHATGIPPALSASAREMSLELMTRMRAAGRSVSFDPNLRPSLWASEAEMIRQINRLAALAHWVLPGLSEGRLLSGFDDPADIAAFYLDQGAEAVAIKLGPEGAYYRTQLDQGFVAGVPVTKVVDTVGAGDGFAVGMISALLEHQSFAEAVQRANWIGSRAVQSRGDMEGLPTRQELSVEFESAFASRLAPTFGMQSPVGVSLLAKRPA; encoded by the coding sequence ATGTCTGAGATCGATATCCTTTCTTTCGGAGAAACCATGGCAATGCTGGTCGCCGAGCAGACCGGCGATCTGGCCAAGGTCGAGCAGTTTCACAAACGGATTGCCGGGGCCGACAGCAACGTCGCGATTGGCTTGTCGCGCTTGGGTTTCAACGTCGCGTGGCTGAGCCGGGTCGGTAACGATTCGCTCGGACGCTTTGTGGTGGAAACGCTGATCAAGGAAGGTCTGGATTGCAGCCACGTCGAAGTCGATAAAAACCATCCGACCGGATTCCAGTTCAAATCGCGTAACGACGACGGCAGCGACCCGCAGGTGGAGTATTTCCGCCGTGGTTCGGCGGCCAGTCATCTGTCGCCGCACTCCATCAACGACAACCTGCTCAGCGCCCGCCATTTGCACGCCACCGGTATCCCACCGGCGCTCTCCGCCTCGGCGCGGGAAATGTCCCTCGAGCTGATGACCCGCATGCGCGCCGCCGGACGCAGCGTTTCATTCGACCCGAATCTGCGCCCAAGCCTGTGGGCCAGCGAGGCCGAGATGATCCGCCAGATCAACCGCCTCGCCGCCCTCGCCCACTGGGTGCTGCCGGGGTTAAGCGAGGGCCGCTTGCTCAGCGGTTTCGACGACCCGGCGGACATTGCTGCGTTTTATCTGGATCAAGGTGCGGAGGCGGTGGCGATCAAGCTCGGGCCTGAAGGCGCTTATTACCGCACGCAGCTGGATCAGGGTTTTGTCGCTGGCGTGCCGGTGACCAAGGTGGTCGATACCGTAGGCGCCGGAGATGGCTTTGCGGTGGGGATGATCAGCGCCCTGCTCGAACATCAGAGTTTTGCCGAGGCTGTGCAGCGAGCGAACTGGATTGGCAGTCGCGCGGTGCAGAGTCGTGGCGACATGGAGGGGTTGCCGACCCGCCAAGAGTTATCGGTTGAATTTGAATCCGCCTTCGCGAGCAGGCTCGCTCCCACATTTGGAATGCAATCGCCTGTGGGAGTGAGCCTGCTCGCGAAGAGGCCCGCCTGA
- a CDS encoding sugar phosphate isomerase/epimerase family protein codes for MNKPAVSISLSSYGAELVRQRGQDSFIEILAASGANRIEWREELLTREDPAQIAQATQAQGLQSIYSSPTELWLAGQAQPNPELITALQQAQAFGSKWLKVSLGYFTDNSDLQALAERLKQSPVQLLVENDQTLHGGRIEPFQRFFTAVEQHNLPIKMTFDIGNWHWQDQSAASAARALGRHVGYVHCKAVARRADGKLVAVPPAISDLHLWEQLLRHMDQGVMRAAEYPLQGDDLVQLTREHVAALARLGQSRLEPAHV; via the coding sequence ATGAATAAACCAGCCGTTTCCATCAGTCTGTCCAGCTACGGTGCCGAGCTTGTGCGCCAGCGTGGGCAGGATTCCTTTATTGAGATCCTCGCGGCCTCCGGCGCCAATCGCATCGAGTGGCGTGAAGAGTTGCTGACCCGGGAAGACCCGGCGCAAATCGCTCAGGCTACCCAGGCGCAGGGCCTGCAAAGTATTTATTCCTCACCCACCGAACTCTGGCTCGCAGGGCAAGCGCAGCCGAATCCCGAACTGATTACCGCGCTGCAACAGGCCCAGGCATTCGGCTCGAAATGGCTGAAAGTGTCCCTCGGTTATTTCACCGACAACTCTGATTTGCAGGCACTGGCCGAGCGACTCAAGCAAAGCCCGGTGCAACTGCTGGTGGAGAACGACCAGACCTTGCACGGCGGACGTATCGAGCCGTTTCAGCGTTTCTTTACCGCCGTCGAGCAACACAACCTGCCGATCAAGATGACCTTCGACATTGGCAATTGGCATTGGCAGGACCAGTCCGCCGCCAGCGCCGCACGCGCGCTCGGCCGTCACGTCGGTTACGTGCATTGCAAAGCCGTTGCGCGGCGCGCCGACGGCAAACTGGTTGCCGTACCACCCGCCATCAGCGACCTGCATCTGTGGGAACAACTGCTGCGGCACATGGACCAAGGCGTTATGCGCGCCGCCGAATACCCGCTGCAAGGCGATGACCTGGTGCAACTGACCCGCGAACACGTCGCCGCCCTCGCCCGCCTCGGTCAATCGCGCCTGGAGCCTGCTCATGTCTGA
- a CDS encoding MFS transporter: MKTATLATRRWWYIMPIVFITYSLAYLDRANYGFAAASGMAEDLMITPGLSSLLGALFFLGYFFFQVPGAIYAQKHSVKKLIFVSLILWGGLATLTGVVSNAYWLIVIRFMLGVVEAAVMPAMLVYLCHWFTRAERSRANTFLILGNPVTMLWMSVVSGYLVQHFSWRWMFIIEGLPAVLWAFIWWRLADDRPAQAKWLNDQEKQDLESALAAEQVGIKAVKNYAEAFRSPKVIILALQFFCWSIGVYGFVLWLPSILKAGAQMDMIEAGWLSSLPYLAAVLGMLAVSWGSDKLQKRKRFVWPPLLIASIAFYGSYALGAEHFWWSYTLLVIAGACMYAPYGPFFAIVPEILPANVAGGAMALINSMGALGSFGGSYLVGYLNSSTGSPGASYLLMSGALLLSVVLTIFLKPGASDRVVAKAAATPRVPAHS; encoded by the coding sequence ATGAAAACCGCTACCCTCGCCACCCGCCGCTGGTGGTACATCATGCCGATCGTGTTCATCACTTACAGCCTGGCCTATCTCGATCGCGCCAACTACGGCTTCGCCGCCGCGTCGGGCATGGCCGAAGACCTGATGATCACACCGGGCCTGTCCTCGCTGCTCGGCGCGCTGTTCTTTCTCGGCTACTTTTTCTTCCAGGTACCCGGCGCGATCTACGCGCAAAAGCACAGCGTGAAGAAGCTGATTTTCGTCAGCCTGATTCTCTGGGGCGGGCTCGCCACGCTGACGGGCGTGGTCTCCAATGCCTATTGGCTGATCGTCATTCGCTTCATGCTCGGCGTGGTCGAAGCGGCGGTGATGCCGGCGATGCTGGTCTATCTCTGCCACTGGTTCACCCGCGCCGAACGCTCGCGGGCCAACACTTTTCTGATCCTCGGCAACCCGGTGACCATGCTGTGGATGTCGGTGGTGTCGGGCTATCTGGTGCAGCATTTCAGCTGGCGCTGGATGTTCATCATCGAAGGTCTGCCGGCGGTGTTGTGGGCGTTTATCTGGTGGCGTCTGGCCGATGATCGTCCGGCCCAGGCCAAGTGGCTCAACGACCAGGAAAAGCAGGATCTGGAAAGCGCCCTCGCCGCAGAGCAGGTCGGAATCAAAGCTGTGAAGAACTACGCCGAGGCGTTCCGTTCGCCGAAGGTGATCATCCTGGCGCTGCAGTTTTTCTGCTGGAGCATCGGCGTCTACGGATTCGTTTTGTGGCTGCCATCGATCCTCAAGGCAGGCGCGCAAATGGACATGATCGAGGCTGGCTGGCTCTCGTCGCTGCCCTATCTGGCGGCGGTGCTGGGCATGCTCGCGGTGTCGTGGGGTTCGGACAAATTGCAGAAGCGCAAACGCTTCGTCTGGCCGCCGCTGCTGATCGCTTCGATTGCGTTTTATGGCTCGTATGCCTTGGGCGCCGAACATTTCTGGTGGTCGTACACGCTGCTGGTGATTGCCGGCGCCTGCATGTACGCGCCGTATGGGCCGTTTTTCGCCATCGTTCCGGAGATCCTGCCGGCCAACGTTGCCGGTGGTGCCATGGCGCTGATCAACAGCATGGGCGCGCTCGGCTCCTTCGGCGGCTCGTACTTGGTCGGTTATCTGAACAGCTCCACCGGCTCGCCCGGCGCGTCGTATCTGTTGATGAGCGGCGCGTTGCTGCTGTCGGTGGTGCTGACAATTTTCCTCAAGCCCGGCGCCAGTGATCGCGTCGTCGCCAAAGCCGCCGCCACACCGCGTGTGCCGGCGCATTCCTGA